The following proteins are co-located in the Gossypium hirsutum isolate 1008001.06 chromosome A02, Gossypium_hirsutum_v2.1, whole genome shotgun sequence genome:
- the LOC107939346 gene encoding uncharacterized protein, with protein MLISRKMSFVCDFCGTNGDHSPYYCATCHLLVHKNCISLPRHIMITRHLHTISLSYSLRQSQVEDWMCKICYEEVYIRYGNYRCPGSRCHFIAHVCCATDEATWDGTIMPEGYDERSEEVVHEPWNLITDVVEQIRIGELMVASEIKHSYHDHNLRLTFSGKTKDDDSQCDWCTRPISTPFYSCEQCNFFLHKDCAELPKKMPHSFHKHLLTLSNSHDEDGYSVCSACSQLYQGFSYRCYEIVCSFRIDIQCMYFSDTLKHPSHEHSLFLVHNNEGMWCSACFRVPFPWDVLYRCMKRCDFSLDLSCAKLPLTCWYKYDRHFLTLTYSDDSEFPQYYCDLCEKIRLPNCWFYYCADCDNSLHLHCALGVLPYMKLGNKFKSYRHKHPVIFVKNIWNCPPCKVCGEICNGQAVECKESECNFTVHWSCF; from the coding sequence ATGCTTATATCTAGAAAAATGTCGTTTGTTTGTGATTTTTGTGGTACTAACGGGGATCACTCCCCCTATTACTGTGCTACATGTCACCTCCTTGTCCACAAGAATTGCATTTCATTGCCACGCCACATCATGATAACACGACATCTTCACACGATTTCTCTTTCCTATTCTCTTCGACAAAGTCAAGTTGAGGATTGGATGTGCAAAATTTGTTACGAGGAAGTTTATATAAGGTATGGCAATTACCGTTGTCCTGGTTCTAGATGTCATTTTATTGCTCATGTATGTTGTGCAACCGATGAAGCAACTTGGGATGGAACAATTATGCCGGAAGGCTATGATGAGAGGTCCGAGGAAGTGGTGCATGAACCTTGGAATTTGATTACTGATGTTGTTGAACAAATTCGTATTGGAGAGCTAATGGTAGCAAGTGAGATCAAGCATTCCTATCATGATCATAATTTAAGACTCACTTTTAGTGGGAAGACCAAAGATGACGATAGTCAGTGTGATTGGTGCACGAGACCTATATCAACTCCTTTTTATAGTTGTGAGCAATGCAATTTCTTTCTCCACAAAGATTGCGCTGAATTGCCTAAAAAAATGCCACACTCATTTCACAAGCATTTGCTTACTCTCTCAAACTCACACGATGAGGATGGTTATTCAGTATGCAGTGCTTGCAGTCAGTTGTATCAAGGATTTAGCTACCGATGCTACGAAATAGTTTGCAGCTTCAGAATTGACATTCAATGTATGTATTTTTCGGACACCTTGAAGCATCCGAGTCATGAGCATTCGCTCTTTCTTGTCCACAACAATGAGGGAATGTGGTGCAGTGCTTGTTTCAGAGTACCATTTCCATGGGATGTTTTATATAGATGCATGAAGCGCTGTGATTTCAGTTTAGACTTAAGTTGTGCAAAGCTACCACTCACTTGTTGGTACAAGTATGACAGGCATTTTCTTACTTTGACTTATTCTGATGATTCTGAGTTTCCTCAATATTACTGTGATCTCTGCGAGAAAATAAGACTGCCAAATTGTTGGTTTTACTACTGTGCTGATTGTGATAACTCTCTTCATCTCCATTGTGCTCTTGGAGTTCTCCCAtatatgaagcttgggaacaAATTCAAATCTTATCGTCATAAACATCCAGTCATTTTTGTGAAAAACATTTGGAATTGCCCTCCATGTAAGGTATGTGGTGAGATTTGCAATGGGCAGGCCGTAGAATGTAAAGAATCTGAATGCAACTTTACCGTCCACTGGAGTTGCTTTTGA
- the LOC107939360 gene encoding 26S proteasome non-ATPase regulatory subunit 1 homolog A, whose product MAASAATMVSSAGGLLAMLNESHPQLKLHALTNLIGFVDQFWPEISTSVPIIESLYEDEEFGQHQRQLSALLVSKVFYYLGELNDSLSYALGAGPLFDVSEDSDYVHTLLAKAIDEYASFRSKAAESSDEAAKVDPRLEEIVERMLDKCIMDRKYQQAMGIAVECRRLDKLEEAITKSENVHAILAYCTHVSHSFVYRREYRHEVLRLLVKVYQKLPSPDYLSTSQCLMFLDEPEGVANILEKLLRSENKEDALLAFQVAFDLVENEHQAFLLNVRDRLSAPKSLPSEPVQPGSTNPSPAENENSTASEDVQMTDGSSAITTNVHEADPKEVTYAERLMKVKGILSGETSIQLTLQFLYSHNKSDLLILKTIKQSVEMRNSVCHSATIYANAIMHAGTTVDTFLRDNLDWLSRATNWAKFSATAGLGVIHRGHLQQGRSLMAPYLPQGGAGGGGSPYSEGGALYALGLIHANHGEGIKQFLRDSLRNTNVEVIQHGACLGLGLAALGTADEEIYEDIKSVLYTDSAVAGEAAGISIGLLMVGTASEKASEMLAYAHETQHEKIIRGLALGIALTVYGREEEADTLIEQMTRDQDPIIRYGGMYALALAYRGTANNKAIRQLLHFAVSDVSDDVRRTAVLALGFVLYSEPEQTPRIVSLLSESYNPHVRYGAALAVGISCAGTGLSEAISLLEPLTSDVVDFVRQGALIAMAMVMIQINEASDSRVGTFRRQLEKIILDKHEDTMSKMGAILASGILDAGGRNVTIRLLSKTKHDKITAVVGLAVFSQFWYWYPLIYFVSLSFSPTAFIGLNYDLKVPRFEFLSHAKPSLFEYPKPTTVPTTTSAVKLPTAVLSTSAKAKARAKKEAEQKAIAEKSSGAESSSSASITGKGKSSSEKDGEAMQVDGPPEKKAEPEPSFEILTNPARVVPAQEKFIKFLEDSRYAPVKLAPSGFVLLRDLRPDEPEALSLTDAPALAASPAAGSAAGQQSSSLAMAVDDEPQPPQPFEFTS is encoded by the exons ATGGTCAGCTCGGCTGGTGGCTTATTAGCGATGCTTAACGAGAGCCATCCTCAGTTGAAATTACATGCTCTCACTAATTTAATTGGGTTCGTTGATCAATTTTGGCCCGAGATCTCCACCAGCGTTCCTATAAT AGAAAGCCTATATGAAGATGAAGAATTTGGCCAGCATCAGAGACAACTTTCTGCGCTTCTTGTCTCAAAG GTGTTTTATTACTTGGGTGAACTCAATGATTCGTTGTCCTATGCTCTTGGAGCTGGCCCTCTTTTTGATGTTTCTGAGGATTCTGATTATGTGCATACTCTCCTTG CCAAGGCAATAGATGAGTATGCCAGCTTTCGGTCAAAGGCAGCTGAATCAAGTGATGAAGCTGCGAAGGTTGACCCTAGGTTGGAGGAGATTGTGGAGAGAATGCTGGATAA GTGTATTATGGATAGAAAATACCAACAAGCGATGGGAATTGCAGTTGAGTGCCGGAGACTGGATAAACTTGAGGAAGCAATAACAAAGAGTGAAAATGTTCATGCAATCTTAGCATATTGCACTCATGTTTCTCATTCTTTTGTATATCGCCGAGAATATCGTCATGAG GTGCTTCGGCTTCTTGTTAAAGTGTACCAAAAACTGCCTTCTCCTGATTATTTGAGCACTTCTCAGTGCCTAATGTTCTTGGATGAACCTGAAGGTGTTGCAAATATATTGGAGAAACTTCTCCGTTCTGAAAATAAGGAGGATGCTCTTTTGGCTTTCCAAGTTGCATTCGATCTTGTGGAGAATGAGCACCAGGCTTTTCTGTTAAATGTAAGAGATCGCCTTTCTGCTCCCAAATCTCTACCTTCAGAACCAGTACAGCCAGGATCCACCAACCCTTCTCCAgctgaaaatgaaaattctacTGCTTCAGAGGATGTTCAGATGACAGATGGGTCTTCTGCTATTACTACAAACGTTCATGAGGCAGATCCTAAAGAAGTTACTTATGCTGAGAGGTTGATGAAAGTCAAAGGAATTTTGTCTGGAGAGACCTCGATACAGTTGACTCTACAATTCTTGTACAGTCATAACAA ATCGGATCTATTAATTTTGAAGACAATAAAGCAGTCTGTTGAAATGAGGAATAGTGTTTGTCACAGCGCTACAATCTATGCTAATGCAATAATGCATGCTGGAACAACTGTGGATACATTCCTGAGGGACAATCTG GACTGGCTGAGTAGAGCTACCAATTGGGCTAAATTCAGTGCAACAGCTGGGCTTGGTGTTATTCACAGAGGACATCTTCAGCAAGGCAGGTCTCTAATGGCTCCATATTTGCCCCAGGGTGGGGCTGGAGGTGGTGGGAGTCCATATTCTGAAGGTGGGGCATTATATGCTTTGGGTCTCATTCATGCCAACCATGGTGAGGGCATCAAGCAATTCCTTCGTGATAGCCTACGCAACACTAATGTTGAG GTTATTCAACATGGTGCATGCCTAGGACTTGGTTTGGCAGCTCTAGGAACTGCTGATGAAGAAATCTATGAAGACATCAAAAGTGTGCTTTATACTGACAGTGCTGTTGCCGGTGAAGCTGCTGGCATCAGTATAGGTTTGCTCATGGTTGGAACTGCTAGCGAGAAGGCAAGCGAGATGCTTGCTTATGCACATGAGACACAGCATGAAAAAATTATCAG GGGTTTAGCATTAGGGATTGCTCTTACAGTATATGGAAGGGAAGAAGAAGCAGACACATTAATTGAGCAGATGACTCGGGATCAAGATCCTATTATCCGTTATGGTGGTATGTATGCATTAGCATTGGCCTATAGGGGAACTGCAAACAATAAGGCTATTCGTCAGCTGCTGCACTTTGCTGTATCAGATGTGAGTGATGATGTTAGGAGAACTGCTGTTTTAGCGCTGGGGTTTGTCCTTTACTCAGAGCCGGAGCAG ACTCCTCGAATTGTCTCCTTACTGTCTGAGTCTTACAACCCTCATGTTCGATATGGTGCGGCACTTGCAGTGGGTATTTCATGTGCTGGCACTGGATTGAGTGAGGCCATATCATTGTTAGAACCCTTGACATCAGATGTTGTTGATTTTGTTCGCCAAGGTGCTCTTATTGCGATGGCTATGGTCATGATTCAGATCAATGAAGCAAGTGATTCTCGTGTCGGGACATTCAG GCGTCAACTTGAAAAAATTATACTGGATAAGCATGAAGACACAATGAGCAAGATGGGAGCAATCTTGGCCTCTGGGATCCTTGATGCTGGTGGAAGAAATGTAACCATAAGATTGCTTTCCAAGACAAAGCATGACAAAATCACAGCAGTTGTTGGTCTTGCTGTTTTTAGCCAGTTTTGGTATTGGTATCCCCTCATTTATTTTGTCAGCTTGTCATTTTCACCTACAGCCTTTATTGGACTGAACTACGACCTGAAAGTTCCAAGGTTCGAGTTCTTATCACATGCAAAACCTTCGCTTTTCGAGTATCCAAAACCTACTACTGTTCCCACCACGACATCAGCAGTCAAACTTCCAACTGCTGTTCTGTCAACATCAGCAAAGGCTAAAGCTAGGGCTAAGAAAGAGGCGGAACAAAAGGCAATTGCTGAGAAATCATCTGGGGCAGAGTCCTCATCTTCTGCTTCAATTACTGGGAAAGGGAAATCAAGCAGTGAGAAGGATGGGGAAGCTATGCAG GTTGATGGTCCTCCCGAGAAGAAAGCCGAGCCGGAGCCATCATTTGAGATTTTGACCAACCCAGCAAGAGTGGTTCCTGCTCAGGAGAAGTTCATTAAGTTTCTAGAAGACAGCCGATATGCGCCTGTGAAGTTGGCACCATCAGGGTTTGTTCTTCTTAGAGACCTGCGCCCTGATGAACCGGAGGCACTGTCCCTAACAGATGCACCTGCATTAGCAGCATCTCCAGCGGCTGGATCAGCAGCAGGTCAACAGAGTTCCTCATTAGCTATGGCTGTTGATGATGAACCTCAGCCCCCTCAGCCTTTCGAGTTCACATCCTGA